The following are encoded together in the Monodelphis domestica isolate mMonDom1 chromosome 5, mMonDom1.pri, whole genome shotgun sequence genome:
- the LOC100025290 gene encoding olfactory receptor 9K2-like: MSDRGTDNHSEVTDFILIGFRIRPELHTLLFLLFLFLYSMIFLGNGGMITLILTDPRLNTPMYFFLGNLSFIDLSCSSAVALKAMANILSMRNTISFTGCVTQLFLFALFMVTEGFVLSAMAYDRFIAICSPLLYTLRMSRRLCTQLVLSSYLCGWVTAVLQVSMTFSMSFCASRVIDDFYCDSHPMEKISCSDVFFHKIISLTLAGVIIFPTIVVILVSYTYIVSAVLKIRSTEGRKKAFSTCSSHLGVVSLLYGTVFFVYVIPPNNPELRKIASVCYTLVTPMLNPLIYSLRNKDVKAALQRILGKKKALF, from the coding sequence ATGAGTGACAGGGGAACAGACAACCATTCAGAGGTGACCGACTTCATTCTTATAGGATTTCGAATTCGCCCAGAGCTCCATACTCTCCTCTTCctgctttttctgtttctctataGCATGATCTTTCTGGGAAATGGTGGTATGATAACTCTCATCCTGACTGACCCCCGGTTGAACACACCAATGTATTTCTTCCTAGGCAACCTGTCCTTCATTGATCTCTCCTGCTCCTCTGCTGTAGCACTCAAGGCTATGGCTAATATCTTATCCATGAGAAATACCATCTCCTTCACAGGCTGTGTGACCCAACTCTTCCTCTTTGCCCTCTTCATGGTGACGGAGGGTTTTGTCCTGTCAGCTATGGCTTACGACCGCTTCATAGCcatctgctctcctctgctctatACTCTCCGCATGTCAAGACGCTTGTGCACCCAGCTCGTGCTGAGTTCTTATCTTTGTGGCTGGGTTACCGCCGTTCTCCAAGTAAGCATGACCTTCTCCATGTCTTTCTGTGCCTCCCGGGTCATCGATGACTTCTACTGTGACTCCCACCCTATGGAAAAAATCTCATGTTCTGATGTTTTTTTCCATAAGATAATATCACTAACTTTGGCTGGCGTCATTATTTTTCCCACCATTGTAGTCATTTTGGTGTCCTACACATACATTGTGTCTGCCGTTTTGAAAATCCGCTCTACCGAAGGCCGAAAGAAAGCTTTCTCTACTTGTAGTTCTCACCTGGGGGTTGTGAGCTTGCTTTATGGGACTGTCTTTTTTGTGTATGTCATCCCTCCAAACAACCCTGAATTACGCAAAATAGCCTCTGTATGTTACACTCTTGTCACTCCTATGCTGAATCCTCTGATTTACTCTCTAAGAAATAAGGATGTCAAAGCAGCTCTGCAAAGAATTCTGGGGAAGAAAAAAGCCTTGTTctaa